From the genome of Solanum lycopersicum chromosome 7, SLM_r2.1:
TACTTCTAGTTTAGGCTGTCAGACTTCAAATTGAACTAAATCGAATGTTTATTCCCTTTAAGTTGATATGTTGCCTTTTATAGGGAATTTGACTTTGAGAAAACAATGCGGTTGTGGGAGGTCTTATGGACACATTATTTGAGCGAGCATCTACATCTGTATGTCTGTGTTGCAATTCTGAGAAGACACCGCAGTAAAATAATAGGAGAAGAGATGGATTTTGACACActactaaaatttatcaatgagCTAAGTGGTCATATTAACCTCGATGCTACCCTCAGGGAAGCTGAGGCTTTGTGCATATGTGCCGGTGAAAATGGTGAAGCTTGCATCCCTCCTGGAACTCCACCTTCATTACCATTTGAGATTACTTCAATGTACAATCAAcaggatgatgatgatatacTGTAACCTGTTCTggatttaaatttcataaattgacGTATGACCTTGGCAATCAGTGTGATATTCTTTTCAGTGTATATATGGATTCTGATAatcagaatatttttttttttttactggaGATCTTTAACTTTATTCACCATGTTTCTGTCCTTATATTGAAATCTTATTTCACTGTTCCttcaatttatttcaaatttgaagttTGTTGCTACACCAATGCGAATTAGAATTGAAAACCAGATAGCTAGCTTTTGCAACAGGAATAGCTGATATCTGGTTCATTACTTTCCTTCACTTAGTTGGAATTGACAGTTGAGGAGGAAGCTGATACTTAGAAAAAGGGAGATCTATTCATTTCTGACCTCTTGATACATGCATAAATTGGTTTCGCAAATAAGCTCATGACATTTTCAGGCAGATGAAGCACAAGCTCAAATCCGAAACCGCTAGCATGGGAGTTGTTAACTGCTCATGGCACTAGTGGAAATTGTGCGCTTATGTGAAGGATGCAATAGAGAAATACTACAACAGACTTCTAAAGGAATGGCTGAATCTCATTCCACGTTTCTTTGCCAGTACTTGTGAATGCTTCAAGCAAGACAATGTCATCCAATATGGGAATAAAAGGCTCATCTTCGAGAAATGGCACGTTATTCATTGTCGGAGGTGATAGTAAGTCCTGCATTTCTTCTATCCATGAATCTAAAGCTGTTTTGGTGGCCACTTCTTGGTTGCTTACTGTCTCAGCAGGGTACTCTTGCATTTTGCCTTGTGTGCTTTGAGTATTCGCCTCCTTGGACTTTACATGCTTCTTTTTGCCTCTACATGATCTCTTGTTGTTCAAATGTGTGTTCCAGAAGTTCTTAACTTCATTGTCTGTTCTTCCAGGTAGCCTACCAGCAATTAGCGACCATCTGTACCAAAAACGATGTGAGATAAGTATAACAAAAAAGCACGAATGtatcaattatttattcatgttGTATTAGCAGGAAAGCAGGGGGAAAACAGTAACCGGTTGCCAAGAAGCTTGTGGAGTCTGATGATGAGGTCTTTTTCATCTTCTGACATCATTCCTCGCTTGATGTTCGGTCTGAGGTAATTTTTCCACCTTAACCTGCAGCTCTTACCACTCCTCATTAAGCCTAAGAAGGATATTGAAACGTTAGCTCTATATATCGGAGTAACTAAAGTTATAACTTGCTATTAGACTTAAACGTTTTGAAGTATACCTGACTTCTCAGAAATGGTAGCCCAGTTTCCCTCTCCATGAGTCTCGACGCAATTCTTCAATATCAAATCCTCCTCAGGTTTCCAAAATCCTCTCTTCATTCTTGTTTTAACATCTTTATCCTTCATTGCACTTTTTCTCTTCCTCTCTCCCGTTAACCTTTTTGTGTAGTAAAATAGGAAATGAGTGGTATTgaaatatatagataaattttattttattttggaggGGAGGGAGGGGGGGATGAGGTGTGGGGGTTGGGGTTGGGCATATGTCTTACTCACTCTTGAAACAATGATGATGGaatttaaaattctttactTTTGGATTACTATGTGTTGAAGTTGAGGGCCCTCAATTTTGATATCTTTTGTACTACCTGACATTGAAAGCCCTTTGTGTGTGTGTTCCACTTTCCTACCACTAAAAGACATTCACAAAGATGCTAACTCATCTGGGTATACCTTTCACCAAGTCCTACGTGGGAAGAGGAAATTAGAAAAAAACTGATAATTAAAGACTTCTTTTTTGGTGCATTGTATATGGTGGAAAGTTAATAGACTTTGAACAGACATGAAGGATTACCCTTTCAAGTATAGTATCATTTTGCaatgaaaacaaacaaaagaTCATCATTTGCAATGTTATGTCATGATTAGGGGTTTTCATCCGTATGTTCAAAGTTAGTATGGTACTAAAAGTTGTCTAATCACTAATGTATAGTGCCTTTCCTGTTTGTGGAAGCATATTTGATTTGTGAAGCCCTTTCTTATTAGGAGTATATTCTTAAAGGGCGGCGTAACGGCGTAACAACTGtagaatgtatcaaaatattacGACCGTCTATCCTAGCTGAGTTCAAGTTTATCCCTTGCACTTCAGACAACCATTTGAAGCATCATAAGAGACACCCTTTTCGAGTGTCGTTTATAAGTTGGTCAAATTAGTTTATATGTACTTATTTACATTTTTGTTTAACACCCAAGTGCTTATGAGTTAAAATCAATCAAAAACCATAAGTTGATGACTCCGGCTTATGGCTTTCAGCATATATGAACTCTTAGATTTGACGAAGtattttactatttatatatagtttttataaAACTCTTCGTAAAGTAGAACTCCTAGCCCATCCTTAAGGGTGACCCAGTGATTTGAGTTTGGAACTTCCATATTAGCattcgaaaccccttgccagcaACATCAAGGGGTTTGCCTGGGTTGAGCTCGTTGCACCaggcttgcctagtgcgggttacctctcctatgtggtttgcaaGCTATTGCATAGGAATGGGGGTTTTAACTTGTGCGCATTTAAAGGGTAGCGGTTATGGGTTTcccttatttaaaaaaaaaaaaaagaactcctAGCTTCCTTCTccatttcattttctttgttcGTGCTTCTCCTTGTACATATGCTCTTCTATTGTTTTGTTCATAACTATAAAGGACTAATTATCAAAACAATAATTgcttatttataaaatcaatttcgatttcaaagtgtttttcaaCGGTTTGGTTAGAGTTAATGATGTAGTAGTAATGCAGTATTAGTTCTATAGAGATTTGTTAGTCCTCATAATTCATGTACCAGTTATTCAACATTTTGCCttgcataaaataatacataaattttttcataactTGTACATATATTAGTTAAGCAGAATTGTAAACCGGTAATAAAAAACAACTTATTTGTTGTGTTGAATCAACTAAAGTGTAACCAAATATAGTATTTattatactaattttaatgCATAAACAAATCACTTTCTAACCCACAACCAAACTAGTCCTTGATGTTTATCAGCTAACTTTAACATCCTAGCTATTAAGACGTGCTAGGAATGT
Proteins encoded in this window:
- the LOC101268880 gene encoding transcription factor MYB114, whose product is MKDKDVKTRMKRGFWKPEEDLILKNCVETHGEGNWATISEKSGLMRSGKSCRLRWKNYLRPNIKRGMMSEDEKDLIIRLHKLLGNRWSLIAGRLPGRTDNEVKNFWNTHLNNKRSCRGKKKHVKSKEANTQSTQGKMQEYPAETVSNQEVATKTALDSWIEEMQDLLSPPTMNNVPFLEDEPFIPILDDIVLLEAFTSTGKETWNEIQPFL